From a single Micromonospora pallida genomic region:
- a CDS encoding pentapeptide repeat-containing protein produces MLELTEDASFRHEDWYGEEIVDRHFVRCSFQEIDLTEATTRGAVFTECSFGGVRFNASRHVDSAFTRCVFTRCVLFDTEFTGCKLVGSSFAECELRPLRVEGGDWSFVALHKADLRGARLTGVRMREVDLSGADLTGAVLTNADLSGGHFTGARLDRCDLRGSDLSALDPTAVQRAGAIIEPDQAMVLARTLGFEIR; encoded by the coding sequence GTGCTGGAGCTGACCGAGGACGCGAGCTTTCGCCACGAGGACTGGTACGGCGAGGAGATCGTCGACCGGCACTTCGTGCGCTGCTCGTTCCAGGAGATCGACCTGACCGAGGCGACCACCCGGGGCGCGGTGTTCACCGAGTGTTCCTTCGGCGGCGTACGCTTCAACGCCTCCCGGCACGTCGACTCGGCGTTCACCCGGTGTGTCTTCACCCGGTGCGTCCTGTTCGATACGGAGTTCACCGGCTGCAAGCTGGTCGGCAGCAGCTTCGCCGAGTGCGAGCTGCGTCCGTTGCGGGTCGAGGGCGGGGACTGGTCGTTCGTCGCCCTGCACAAGGCCGACCTGCGCGGCGCGCGCCTGACCGGCGTACGGATGCGGGAGGTGGACCTCAGCGGCGCCGACCTGACCGGCGCGGTCCTGACCAACGCGGACCTCTCCGGCGGGCACTTCACCGGCGCCCGCCTCGACCGGTGTGACCTGCGGGGCAGCGACCTGAGCGCGCTGGACCCGACGGCGGTCCAGCGGGCCGGCGCGATCATCGAACCGGACCAGGCGATGGTGCTGGCCCGGACGCTGGGCTTCGAGATCCGCTGA
- a CDS encoding PPOX class F420-dependent oxidoreductase — MARSIATNTQVDRAALVDFLTPRHRAVLITTRADGRPQSSPVTCGVDTAGRLVISTYPERAKVRNVRRDPRVSACVLSDDWNGPWVQVDGTAEVLDLPAALEPLVEYFRCISGEHPDWDEYRQAMLQQGKSLIRVTIDSWGPLATGGFPARLAD, encoded by the coding sequence ATGGCACGCAGCATCGCGACGAACACCCAGGTCGACCGGGCGGCTCTGGTCGACTTCCTCACCCCACGGCACCGCGCCGTGCTGATTACCACGCGGGCCGACGGCCGGCCGCAGTCCTCCCCGGTGACCTGCGGCGTCGACACGGCGGGCCGACTGGTCATCTCGACCTACCCGGAGCGGGCCAAGGTGCGCAACGTCCGCCGCGACCCGCGCGTCTCCGCCTGCGTGCTCTCCGACGACTGGAACGGACCGTGGGTGCAGGTCGACGGCACCGCCGAGGTGCTCGACCTGCCGGCGGCGCTGGAACCGCTGGTGGAGTACTTCCGGTGCATCTCCGGGGAGCACCCGGACTGGGACGAGTACCGGCAGGCGATGCTTCAGCAGGGCAAGTCGCTGATCCGGGTCACCATCGACAGTTGGGGCCCGCTCGCGACCGGTGGCTTCCCGGCCCGGCTGGCCGACTGA
- a CDS encoding DUF6642 family protein produces MARGGIFCLEGQWHRDLYERGSVLPTLELLERLGRIRFIHKDAATPDELNYFLDRWLLKQYADYRVGFFAMHGEPSRLCLTDWHSVELTDVAERMAGRCTGKRLYFGSCSVLRASTPVLREFLSVTGAALVCGFTREVDWVESAAFETVLLDVLANGRRHNAAELRMGSAHWAPLASYLGFRVIYANGREWRPAARPRVPAQPTGERVAERPR; encoded by the coding sequence ATGGCGCGCGGGGGGATCTTCTGCCTGGAGGGCCAGTGGCACCGTGACCTGTACGAACGTGGCTCGGTGCTGCCGACGCTCGAGCTGCTGGAGCGGCTCGGCCGGATCCGGTTCATCCACAAGGACGCCGCCACGCCTGACGAGCTGAACTACTTCCTCGACCGCTGGCTGCTCAAGCAGTACGCCGACTACCGGGTCGGCTTCTTCGCCATGCACGGTGAGCCGAGCCGGCTCTGCCTCACCGACTGGCACTCGGTCGAGCTGACCGACGTCGCGGAGCGGATGGCCGGTCGGTGCACCGGCAAGCGGCTCTACTTCGGCAGTTGCTCGGTGCTGCGCGCCTCCACACCGGTGCTGCGGGAGTTCCTGTCGGTCACCGGGGCGGCGCTGGTCTGCGGGTTCACCCGCGAGGTCGACTGGGTCGAGTCGGCCGCGTTCGAGACCGTGCTGCTCGACGTGCTCGCCAATGGTCGCCGGCACAACGCCGCCGAGCTGCGCATGGGGTCGGCACACTGGGCGCCGCTCGCGTCGTACCTGGGCTTCCGGGTGATCTACGCCAACGGCCGGGAGTGGCGGCCGGCCGCCCGCCCCCGCGTGCCCGCCCAGCCGACCGGGGAGCGCGTTGCCGAGCGCCCCCGGTGA
- a CDS encoding ABC transporter substrate-binding protein — translation MRRRIGLLLVPALLVAGGVTACGDATPTGRVTLLASWSESPEGGEKPDDGQPGIEAAAFGAVLRDFEEQTGIVVDYQGTRDVSQVLRSGVDRGSPPHVAVLPRLNDLQTYVPSRKLHPLDDVLGDHGGADLAPQLVTLQGQVYGLSVNVVPKSLVWYARDQRPELPQRPPATWEELVAADGQRTRWCLGMSAPPLSGWPGTDWIEDLFLHRWGARTYQAWTAGDVAWDSPQMRAVWQAWGAVARTSTPNALLTGFNVAGLGMFAQPPECHLDHQGSYIVHDYRRQAPNRFDFFPFPPFAARADAGTTTEIAEDVVGMFQDTPEARALIRFLAGERARRVWREASGGLSFTLNRGTDPASYPDDVSRRIAETLTRGTLCRDASDLMPAAMTAAFHRAVLHYLDAPGDLPVLLRELETVRVGIPDGEWLDLPCLTR, via the coding sequence ATGAGACGTCGCATCGGACTGCTGCTGGTCCCGGCCCTGCTGGTCGCCGGGGGCGTGACCGCCTGCGGGGACGCCACCCCGACCGGCCGGGTCACCCTCCTGGCCTCCTGGTCGGAGAGTCCGGAGGGTGGGGAGAAGCCCGACGACGGGCAGCCGGGCATCGAGGCCGCCGCCTTCGGGGCGGTGCTGCGGGACTTCGAGGAGCAGACCGGCATCGTCGTGGACTACCAGGGCACCCGCGACGTCAGCCAGGTGCTCCGCTCCGGGGTCGACCGTGGCTCCCCACCGCACGTGGCGGTGCTGCCCCGCCTCAACGACCTCCAGACGTACGTGCCCAGCCGCAAGCTGCACCCGTTGGACGACGTGCTCGGCGACCACGGCGGGGCGGACCTGGCGCCACAACTGGTCACCCTCCAGGGCCAGGTGTACGGGCTCTCGGTCAACGTGGTCCCCAAGAGCCTCGTCTGGTACGCCCGCGACCAGCGGCCCGAACTGCCGCAACGCCCGCCGGCCACCTGGGAGGAACTGGTGGCGGCCGACGGTCAGCGGACGCGGTGGTGCCTGGGCATGAGCGCGCCACCGCTGTCCGGCTGGCCCGGCACCGACTGGATCGAGGACCTCTTCCTGCACCGGTGGGGTGCCCGGACGTACCAGGCGTGGACGGCCGGGGACGTGGCGTGGGACTCGCCGCAGATGCGGGCGGTCTGGCAGGCGTGGGGGGCGGTCGCCCGGACCAGCACCCCGAACGCCCTGCTCACCGGCTTCAACGTGGCCGGGCTCGGCATGTTCGCCCAGCCGCCGGAGTGTCACCTGGACCACCAGGGCTCCTACATCGTCCACGACTACCGGCGGCAGGCGCCGAACCGGTTCGACTTCTTCCCGTTCCCGCCCTTCGCCGCACGGGCCGACGCCGGGACGACCACCGAGATCGCCGAGGACGTGGTGGGCATGTTCCAGGACACGCCGGAGGCCCGCGCGCTGATCCGCTTCCTCGCCGGGGAACGGGCCCGGCGGGTCTGGCGGGAGGCCAGCGGCGGGCTCTCCTTCACCCTCAACCGGGGCACCGACCCGGCCAGCTACCCGGACGACGTGTCACGCCGGATCGCCGAGACGCTGACCAGGGGCACCCTCTGCCGGGACGCGTCGGACCTGATGCCGGCGGCGATGACCGCGGCGTTCCACCGGGCCGTCCTGCACTACCTCGACGCTCCCGGTGACCTGCCGGTGCTGCTCCGGGAACTCGAGACCGTGCGGGTGGGGATACCGGACGGGGAATGGCTGGACCTGCCCTGCCTGACCCGGTAG
- a CDS encoding serine hydrolase domain-containing protein, giving the protein MDVARNIDPDEIGFDPARLARIDGHFRRYVDAGQLAGWQIVVTRRGQIAHSSTYGLRDAEAGAPVTPDTLWRIYSMTKPVTSVAAMMLWEEGHFELTDEISRWLPEFADVRVYHKGSALKPYTVPAIEPIRVWHLLTHTAGLTYGFMQTSVVDYLYRAAGYDLHWPTGMDLAAASVALAELPLLFQPGSAWGYSVATDVLGRLVEVVSGQRLDDFFADRILRPLGMTDTHWWVDGDHAERLGALYVPDPRTGRILRHDQFGALARQKPTLLAGGSGLISSAYDYHRFTQMLLRGGELDGTRLLGPRTVRFMARNHLPGGQDLAALSTGGFAESIFDGVGFGLGFAVIQDPVPGRVPSSVGEYYWGGVASTAFWVDPAEEVTALLFTQLMPSSTYPLRSQLRQLVYSALVD; this is encoded by the coding sequence GTGGACGTGGCACGGAACATCGACCCGGACGAGATCGGCTTCGACCCGGCCCGGCTGGCCCGGATCGACGGGCACTTCCGCCGGTACGTCGACGCGGGGCAGCTCGCCGGCTGGCAGATCGTGGTGACCCGGCGCGGGCAGATCGCGCACTCCTCGACATACGGGCTGCGCGACGCGGAGGCCGGCGCTCCGGTGACCCCGGACACGCTCTGGCGGATCTACTCGATGACCAAGCCGGTCACCTCGGTCGCCGCGATGATGCTCTGGGAGGAGGGCCACTTCGAGCTGACCGACGAGATCAGCCGGTGGCTGCCCGAGTTCGCCGACGTCCGCGTCTACCACAAGGGGTCGGCGCTCAAGCCGTACACGGTGCCGGCGATCGAGCCGATCCGGGTCTGGCACCTGCTCACCCACACCGCCGGTCTGACGTACGGCTTCATGCAGACCTCGGTGGTCGACTACCTCTACCGGGCGGCCGGCTACGACCTGCACTGGCCGACCGGGATGGACCTGGCCGCCGCGTCGGTCGCCCTGGCCGAACTGCCACTGCTCTTCCAGCCGGGCAGCGCGTGGGGCTACTCGGTCGCCACCGACGTGCTCGGCCGGCTGGTCGAGGTGGTCTCCGGGCAGCGCCTCGACGACTTCTTCGCCGACCGGATCCTGCGTCCGCTCGGCATGACCGACACGCACTGGTGGGTGGACGGCGACCACGCCGAGCGACTCGGCGCGCTCTACGTGCCCGACCCGCGCACCGGCCGGATCCTGCGGCACGACCAGTTCGGCGCGCTCGCCCGACAGAAGCCCACCCTGCTCGCCGGCGGCAGCGGCCTGATCTCCAGCGCGTACGACTACCACCGCTTCACCCAGATGCTGTTGCGCGGCGGCGAGCTGGACGGGACGCGCCTGCTCGGTCCGCGCACAGTGCGCTTCATGGCCCGCAACCACCTGCCCGGCGGGCAGGACCTGGCGGCCCTGTCCACCGGCGGCTTCGCCGAGTCGATCTTCGACGGGGTCGGCTTCGGCCTCGGCTTCGCGGTGATCCAGGACCCGGTCCCGGGGCGGGTGCCGAGCAGCGTCGGCGAGTACTACTGGGGCGGAGTGGCCAGCACCGCCTTCTGGGTGGACCCGGCCGAGGAGGTCACCGCGCTGCTGTTCACTCAGCTCATGCCGTCGAGCACCTACCCGCTGCGGTCCCAGTTGCGCCAACTCGTCTACTCCGCCCTGGTCGACTGA
- a CDS encoding response regulator, with amino-acid sequence MAAVAGVSDMAADPTPVRVLIVDDDPLVRAGLSMILGGVPDLRVVGEAGDGGEVPAAVEAYAPDVVLMDIRMPRVDGLAATEALRALPDPPEVLVLTTFDADDQVLRALRAGAGGFLLKDTPPAEIVQAVRRVAAGEATLSPTVTRQLIAHVTAATPAETRPDPRRDRALRLLAGLSQREREVAVALGRGRTNAEISAELFMSVATVKAYVSRLLTKLELNNRVQVALLVHDADLV; translated from the coding sequence GTGGCTGCCGTGGCCGGCGTGAGCGACATGGCCGCCGACCCGACTCCGGTACGGGTGCTCATCGTCGACGACGACCCGCTCGTCCGGGCCGGGCTGTCGATGATCCTCGGCGGGGTGCCGGACCTGCGGGTGGTCGGCGAGGCGGGGGACGGCGGCGAGGTGCCGGCCGCCGTCGAGGCGTACGCCCCGGACGTCGTGCTGATGGACATCCGGATGCCCCGGGTGGACGGGCTGGCGGCCACCGAGGCCCTTCGGGCGCTGCCGGACCCGCCGGAGGTGCTGGTGCTGACCACCTTCGACGCGGACGACCAGGTGCTGCGGGCGCTGCGCGCCGGGGCGGGCGGATTCCTGCTCAAGGACACCCCGCCGGCCGAGATCGTGCAGGCGGTGCGCCGGGTGGCGGCGGGCGAGGCGACCCTCTCGCCGACCGTCACCCGACAGTTGATCGCGCACGTCACCGCCGCCACGCCGGCCGAGACCCGGCCGGACCCGCGCCGGGACCGGGCGCTGCGGCTGCTCGCCGGGCTGAGCCAGCGGGAACGGGAGGTGGCCGTGGCGCTCGGCCGGGGACGCACCAACGCGGAGATCTCCGCCGAGTTGTTCATGAGCGTGGCGACGGTGAAGGCGTACGTCTCCCGGCTGCTGACGAAGCTGGAGCTGAACAACCGGGTCCAGGTGGCCCTGCTCGTGCACGACGCCGACCTGGTCTGA
- the dacB gene encoding D-alanyl-D-alanine carboxypeptidase/D-alanyl-D-alanine endopeptidase, protein MQRRRYPRALALAALATAVAAATTSAAPTAIAEAPSAAETRLSATIDAILADARLDGAQAGVVVADATTGDTLYQRNGDRRLIPASNTKLLTSAAAMELLGPGHRFTTDVLRTGAKQGTVLTGDLHLRGGGDPTMLAADYDALAARVATAGIRVVTGDLIADDTRYDATRLGPDWAWDDEPYYYAAQISALTVAPDTDYDAGTVIVGAAPGATAGARPEISFTPSTGYLRVDNRATTVATGSTSISFEREHATNTIVVTGQIALGAARTSDWVSVWEPTGYAADVFRTALSRHGVRVLGETVPGRATPPSAVGVTSHDSMPLSELMVPFMKLSNNGHAEVLTKEIGRVLSGSGTWSAGLAKIRQYVATAGMDTGTLNQRDGSGLSRRNMIPADEFVDLLVAVRGEPWFDAWYAALPVAGNAERFVGGTLRSRMRGTPAANNVRAKTGSLTGVSGLSGYVTDADGRQLVFSIVLNNYLASSVKNLEDQIAVALASYTGKSVTTARTAPPAAPEIPQTPDGIECSWQKPITC, encoded by the coding sequence ATGCAACGTCGTCGCTACCCCCGAGCGCTTGCCCTGGCCGCCCTGGCCACCGCGGTCGCCGCCGCGACCACCAGCGCCGCGCCCACGGCCATCGCCGAAGCCCCCTCCGCCGCCGAGACCCGACTCAGCGCCACCATCGACGCGATCCTCGCCGACGCCCGCCTCGACGGCGCGCAGGCGGGCGTGGTGGTCGCCGACGCGACCACCGGTGACACGCTCTACCAGCGCAACGGGGACCGCCGCCTGATCCCGGCCTCCAACACGAAGCTGCTCACCTCGGCCGCCGCCATGGAACTGCTCGGGCCCGGACACCGGTTCACCACCGACGTGCTGCGTACCGGCGCCAAGCAGGGCACCGTCCTCACCGGCGACCTCCACCTGCGCGGCGGCGGCGACCCCACCATGCTCGCCGCCGACTACGACGCGCTCGCCGCCCGGGTCGCGACCGCCGGCATCCGGGTGGTCACCGGCGACCTGATCGCCGACGACACCCGCTACGACGCCACCCGACTCGGCCCGGACTGGGCCTGGGACGACGAGCCCTACTACTACGCGGCGCAGATCTCCGCGCTGACCGTCGCGCCGGACACCGACTACGACGCGGGCACGGTGATCGTCGGCGCGGCACCGGGCGCCACCGCCGGGGCACGTCCGGAGATCAGCTTCACCCCGTCGACCGGGTACCTGCGCGTCGACAACCGGGCCACCACCGTGGCCACCGGCTCGACCAGCATCTCCTTCGAGCGTGAGCACGCCACCAACACCATCGTGGTGACCGGGCAGATCGCCCTCGGCGCCGCCCGGACCAGCGACTGGGTGTCGGTCTGGGAACCCACCGGGTACGCCGCCGACGTGTTCCGCACGGCGCTGAGCCGGCACGGCGTACGGGTCCTCGGCGAGACCGTGCCCGGTCGGGCCACCCCGCCCAGCGCGGTCGGCGTGACCAGCCACGACTCAATGCCGCTGTCCGAGTTGATGGTGCCGTTCATGAAGCTCTCCAACAACGGCCACGCCGAGGTGCTGACCAAGGAGATCGGGCGGGTGCTGAGCGGCTCCGGCACCTGGTCGGCCGGGCTCGCCAAGATCAGGCAGTACGTGGCCACCGCCGGGATGGACACCGGCACGCTGAACCAGCGCGACGGCTCGGGGCTCTCCCGGCGCAACATGATCCCGGCCGACGAGTTCGTCGACCTGCTGGTCGCCGTGCGCGGCGAACCCTGGTTCGACGCCTGGTACGCCGCCCTGCCGGTGGCCGGCAACGCGGAACGGTTCGTCGGCGGCACGCTGCGCAGCCGGATGCGGGGCACCCCGGCGGCGAACAACGTGCGCGCCAAGACCGGCAGCCTCACCGGAGTCTCCGGGCTCTCCGGCTACGTCACCGACGCCGACGGACGGCAGCTCGTCTTCTCCATCGTTCTCAACAACTATCTGGCCTCCTCGGTCAAGAACCTGGAGGACCAGATCGCGGTCGCGCTGGCGTCGTACACCGGCAAGAGCGTGACCACGGCGCGGACCGCACCCCCGGCGGCGCCGGAGATCCCGCAGACCCCGGACGGGATCGAGTGCTCCTGGCAGAAGCCCATCACCTGCTGA
- a CDS encoding HesB/IscA family protein: MLTMTDNAVLVIRDLAAQQDVSDAGGLRITTDPDAGALTVELVGEPGRNDQVVDTNGARIFLDSDAAQLLNDTSVDATVDEEGIVQFGFTEKPAH, translated from the coding sequence ATGCTCACCATGACCGACAACGCCGTACTCGTGATCCGCGACCTCGCCGCGCAGCAGGACGTCTCCGACGCCGGTGGGCTGCGCATCACGACCGACCCGGACGCCGGTGCGCTCACCGTCGAACTGGTCGGCGAGCCGGGCCGGAACGACCAGGTGGTGGACACCAACGGGGCCCGGATCTTCCTCGACTCCGACGCCGCCCAACTGCTCAACGACACCTCCGTCGACGCCACCGTCGACGAGGAGGGCATCGTGCAGTTCGGCTTCACCGAGAAGCCCGCGCACTGA
- a CDS encoding sensor histidine kinase, producing MSSTAVVPEHPWLLPGALAPTTGVARRQRRTTRDWLVDILCCLISLAWVAWATADTRSASPEFSMPPPYPWMVAADAVLGLVATALLWVRRRWPVGLAVATLPLTLFSLASAAPLAIVYFTVVVHRRTAVALAYTGATLATNLVFSYLRPDPSLSYWGTVVWGVVITLLVLAWGMFVRARRQLVVSLRERAERAEAEQQLRVTQARQVERTRIAREMHDVLAHRISLLSLHAGALEFRPDAPPAEVARAAGVIRSSAHAALQDLREVIGVLRAEPAAVEPAAPERPQPTLDDVPALVDESRTAGVRVDLHDRVDQAGAVPAAVGRSAYRIVQEGLTNARKHAPGAVVAVGLDGGPGEGLNVEIRNRWPVGERPHPEIPGTGTGLVGIAERVHLAGGRLTHGRDESGDFRLAAWLPWPA from the coding sequence ATGTCCAGCACGGCGGTCGTACCCGAACACCCGTGGTTGCTGCCCGGGGCGCTGGCGCCCACGACCGGGGTGGCCCGGCGGCAGCGGCGCACCACCCGTGACTGGCTGGTGGACATCCTCTGCTGCCTGATCTCCCTGGCCTGGGTGGCGTGGGCGACGGCGGACACCCGATCGGCGAGCCCGGAGTTCTCGATGCCGCCGCCGTACCCGTGGATGGTCGCGGCGGACGCGGTGCTCGGCCTGGTCGCCACCGCCCTGCTCTGGGTACGCCGCCGCTGGCCGGTCGGCCTGGCGGTGGCCACCCTGCCGTTGACCCTGTTCTCGCTGGCCTCCGCCGCGCCCTTGGCGATCGTCTACTTCACGGTGGTGGTGCACCGCCGTACCGCCGTCGCCCTGGCCTACACCGGGGCCACCCTCGCGACCAACCTGGTCTTCAGCTACCTGCGGCCCGACCCGAGTCTGTCGTACTGGGGGACCGTCGTGTGGGGCGTGGTGATCACGCTGCTGGTGCTCGCCTGGGGGATGTTCGTCCGGGCCCGCCGGCAACTGGTGGTGTCGCTGCGCGAGCGGGCCGAGCGCGCCGAGGCCGAGCAGCAACTCCGGGTCACCCAGGCGCGACAGGTGGAGCGCACCCGCATCGCCCGCGAGATGCACGACGTGCTCGCCCACCGGATCTCCCTGCTCAGCCTGCACGCCGGGGCGCTGGAGTTCCGCCCGGACGCGCCGCCGGCGGAGGTGGCCCGGGCCGCCGGGGTGATCCGCAGCAGCGCGCACGCCGCGCTCCAGGACCTCCGTGAGGTCATCGGGGTGCTGCGCGCCGAGCCGGCCGCCGTCGAACCGGCCGCGCCGGAACGCCCGCAGCCCACCCTCGACGACGTGCCGGCGCTGGTCGACGAGTCCCGGACCGCCGGGGTCCGGGTCGACCTGCACGACCGGGTCGACCAGGCCGGGGCGGTCCCGGCGGCGGTGGGCCGCAGCGCGTACCGGATCGTGCAGGAGGGGCTGACCAACGCCCGCAAGCACGCCCCCGGCGCGGTGGTCGCGGTCGGTCTCGACGGCGGTCCCGGGGAGGGACTGAACGTCGAGATCCGCAACCGCTGGCCGGTGGGGGAACGCCCCCACCCGGAGATCCCCGGCACCGGGACCGGCCTGGTCGGGATCGCCGAGCGGGTACACCTGGCCGGCGGCCGGCTGACCCACGGCCGCGACGAGTCCGGCGACTTCCGACTGGCCGCGTGGCTGCCGTGGCCGGCGTGA
- a CDS encoding NAD(P)-dependent oxidoreductase codes for MSNIVVFGAGGTAGSRVTAEAFNRGHRVTAAVRRPEATSYLPAGVRVVTGDVTSARSVRELAPEADVLVVAVGGGERTLWADAARTLMTTLRGLPDPPRVIHLGGGATLLAPNGTRFLDAPDFPEQYRDPALGQADALDCYRASTDGVPWTYVSPPPLEFHPGERTGHYRTGGDHPVTDPQGRSVLSYEDLAVAVVDEIENPRHLNTRFTVAY; via the coding sequence ATGAGCAACATCGTCGTGTTCGGTGCCGGGGGCACCGCGGGTTCCCGGGTCACCGCCGAGGCGTTCAACCGGGGACACCGGGTCACCGCCGCGGTACGGCGTCCGGAGGCCACCTCGTACCTGCCGGCGGGCGTACGGGTGGTCACCGGCGACGTCACCTCGGCGCGCAGCGTACGGGAACTCGCGCCGGAGGCGGACGTGCTGGTCGTCGCGGTCGGCGGCGGCGAGCGGACGCTCTGGGCGGACGCGGCCCGGACCCTGATGACCACCCTGCGTGGGTTGCCCGACCCGCCCCGGGTCATCCACCTGGGCGGCGGGGCGACCCTGCTCGCCCCGAACGGCACCCGGTTCCTGGACGCGCCGGACTTTCCCGAGCAGTACCGCGACCCGGCCCTGGGCCAGGCCGACGCGCTGGACTGCTACCGCGCCTCGACCGACGGCGTGCCCTGGACCTACGTCTCACCGCCGCCGCTGGAGTTCCATCCGGGCGAGCGCACCGGGCACTACCGCACCGGCGGCGACCATCCGGTCACCGACCCGCAGGGCCGCTCGGTGCTGTCGTACGAGGACCTGGCGGTGGCCGTGGTCGACGAGATCGAGAATCCCCGCCACCTGAACACCCGGTTCACCGTGGCCTACTGA
- a CDS encoding pyridoxamine 5'-phosphate oxidase family protein, translating to MAWWSDLVDEEPDFAERVRARFAVRKHGTMATLRRDGSPRISGTEFQFEDGDLRLGGMPGALKALDLRRDPRVALHCPTEDTPEDDPSSWGGDAKIAGIAHELPAPEDGSHRFRIELTEAVLTRVGQPADHLVIESWHPGRGLRSQRRH from the coding sequence ATGGCATGGTGGTCGGATCTGGTCGATGAGGAACCGGACTTCGCCGAGCGGGTGCGGGCCCGCTTCGCGGTCCGCAAGCACGGCACGATGGCGACGCTGCGGCGGGACGGCTCGCCCCGGATCAGCGGTACGGAGTTCCAGTTCGAGGACGGGGACCTGCGCCTGGGCGGCATGCCCGGCGCGCTCAAGGCACTCGACCTGCGCCGCGATCCCCGGGTCGCGCTGCACTGCCCGACCGAGGACACCCCCGAGGACGACCCGTCCTCCTGGGGCGGGGACGCGAAGATCGCCGGGATCGCCCACGAACTGCCGGCGCCGGAGGACGGTTCGCACCGGTTCCGGATCGAGTTGACCGAGGCGGTGCTGACCCGGGTGGGACAGCCGGCCGACCACCTGGTGATCGAGAGCTGGCACCCCGGGCGGGGGCTGCGTAGCCAGCGCCGTCACTGA
- a CDS encoding beta family protein, whose amino-acid sequence MVSAHTGRTAEPVYRPILTAGRSELEALGHLDTDAAALVVPILTLTDGDSVDLPRRLPAGLTVAVDLAGLPGTGPLLGLLRQGVPLVPVIGFAERDDRLVAQGAAARSHLGWAVLRLRLRVDPYGPDAATGAAERIWRRTGLMPEQCDLLLDVGEVCCAADLRTAEPRVRRLVDWARRHAWRSVTVAAGAMPPALPGLPDGEPVRLARWDWLLWQKLTGLGLGYGDYGIRSATPGPPERLPAMRYTADEAWWIYRWSRRGGRGDDRVAELCRAVVSASHWPAAGAGFSWGDHEIVRRARGAAGAGSATSWAAWGTSHHLAHVLATLRQPGVPPVRPTPHRGRSERADGHRARGPHHGGRPGWPPRGGQSGRSG is encoded by the coding sequence ATGGTGTCCGCCCACACGGGACGGACGGCGGAGCCGGTCTACCGCCCGATCCTCACCGCCGGGCGCAGCGAACTGGAGGCGTTGGGGCATCTCGACACCGACGCCGCCGCGCTCGTCGTCCCGATCCTCACCCTCACCGACGGCGATTCCGTCGACCTGCCCCGTCGGCTGCCTGCGGGCCTGACCGTCGCCGTCGACCTGGCCGGGCTCCCCGGCACCGGGCCCCTGCTCGGGCTGCTGCGCCAGGGCGTACCGCTGGTGCCGGTGATCGGGTTCGCGGAACGCGACGACCGGCTGGTCGCCCAGGGCGCGGCGGCCCGGTCCCATCTCGGCTGGGCGGTGCTCCGCCTCCGGTTACGTGTGGATCCGTACGGGCCGGACGCCGCCACCGGCGCGGCGGAACGGATCTGGCGACGTACCGGGCTGATGCCGGAGCAGTGCGACCTGCTGCTCGACGTGGGCGAGGTCTGCTGCGCGGCGGACCTGCGCACGGCCGAGCCCCGGGTACGCCGGCTGGTGGACTGGGCCCGCCGGCACGCGTGGCGGTCGGTGACGGTGGCCGCCGGGGCGATGCCGCCCGCCCTGCCCGGACTACCCGACGGCGAGCCGGTCCGGCTGGCCCGCTGGGACTGGTTGCTCTGGCAGAAGCTCACCGGTCTCGGCCTCGGGTACGGCGACTACGGGATCCGCTCCGCCACCCCCGGCCCGCCGGAGCGACTGCCCGCCATGCGGTACACCGCCGACGAAGCGTGGTGGATCTACCGCTGGTCCCGGCGCGGCGGGCGGGGCGACGACCGGGTCGCCGAGCTGTGCCGGGCCGTGGTCTCCGCATCGCACTGGCCGGCCGCCGGGGCCGGCTTCTCCTGGGGCGACCACGAGATCGTGCGCCGCGCGCGGGGCGCGGCCGGGGCGGGGTCGGCGACCAGTTGGGCAGCCTGGGGCACCTCGCATCACCTGGCCCACGTGCTGGCCACGCTCCGGCAGCCCGGGGTGCCCCCGGTCCGCCCGACCCCGCACCGGGGCCGGTCGGAACGCGCCGACGGCCACCGGGCGCGCGGACCCCACCACGGCGGACGGCCCGGCTGGCCACCCCGGGGCGGCCAGTCCGGCCGCTCCGGTTGA